CGCCACCGTTGCCCTTCTGCAGCTCTGCAAGGGGGCAACGATGACGGCCGAATTTATCCGCCCCGGCCCCGCCAGGCCGTGCGGCTGGCGATCCGGGATCGGGTCGGGCGCTCCAACGCCCCCCGCGAGAACGTCACATGACGATCCCGCGGGGCAGGCCGACCGCCCCGGGGACCGATCAGAACCGGTAGGACAGACGCACCGCCGCGGTGGTCGCGTCAGCCCCGACACCCGAGCTGCCGAATTCGTCGAAGTCGTGATACAGCACTTCGGCGCCCATCACCCAGTTCTGGGTCATCTGGTAGTCGACACCGACACCGACCAGATAGCCGGTCTCGTCGCCCACAGACGTGTCGGTCGGGGCAATACCGGCGGTCGCATAGGCCAGCGTGCGGCCGAAGTCATAGCCGTACTGACCCTTGATCCGCCAGACATTGTCCACTTCTGCGGAACCGAAATCCAGATCGGGTTCACCATATTCCACCTCGAGGCCGGCAACGGTCTTGCCGAAATCCCAGCGATAGCCGGCATGGATGCCCAAGGCATCGCTGTCATCATCCGGCGCGCCGCTGTCGGTCGACACGTCGATATAGCCGTAGCTCAGACCCAGATAGGCCCCGCCCCAGTCGCCATCAGGCGCGGCGGCGGGCACGGCGGGCACGATGACCGGCTCGGCGGGAGCGGGGGAATAGCTGCCGGCCATGGCCGGGGCGGCGGCGGCCGCGGTCAGGCCCAATGCGATAGCGGCGGGTGCAAAATAGGACGTCATTGTCTTCTCCTTGCCTCTCGTTTTTCTCGGCGTCCCCGGGAGGTCTCCGTGGGATCGTCGGCATTTGGCGTCATGGATGCGGAACCGGGGATTTATCCCGCATCACGTTTAGAAAACCCTCCTGCACCCTCATTGGAAGAGGCGTGCACGGGTTTGTGAGCCGCCGCGGTCGCCGGTCGGCCAGAACCGGCAAGGACTGGCCGGTCCCCGCTCCGCGACAGGCAGATCTTCGCGCAGATGACGCAAAACCCGCCCTTGGCCCCGCGAAAGAGCACCGGAACCGCTGCCGCTCGCACCTAGAACCCAGACACCGCGCCCGGGTTCCATGCGCCGCCGTTTTTTCCATACCTCC
The genomic region above belongs to Rhodovulum sulfidophilum DSM 1374 and contains:
- a CDS encoding outer membrane protein, translated to MTSYFAPAAIALGLTAAAAAPAMAGSYSPAPAEPVIVPAVPAAAPDGDWGGAYLGLSYGYIDVSTDSGAPDDDSDALGIHAGYRWDFGKTVAGLEVEYGEPDLDFGSAEVDNVWRIKGQYGYDFGRTLAYATAGIAPTDTSVGDETGYLVGVGVDYQMTQNWVMGAEVLYHDFDEFGSSGVGADATTAAVRLSYRF